In the genome of Solibacillus silvestris, one region contains:
- a CDS encoding transporter, which yields MDTQQVNQNSKKILSNRPLIYFMVAVFLFATTLRTPITLIGPIISFIREGLGISNFLAGFLTTIPLIAFAVVSPFAPRIARKFGIEWTLFYSVILLCAGILLRSLGATSLLVIGTILIGVAIAFGNVLIPSYFKWKFPLHIGLLTGIYSVSMNISSGIAAGFSYPIAANAGWQIAAGITIILGILTLLIWLPILRQEKIALNMPTSQTKKTQMWRSPLAWAVAGAMGFQSFIFYCSSAWLPEIFISQGLDATAAGWMVSVMQFAQIPMTFIIPILAGKIASQRPIVIFFTICYLVGFTGVLMEWTSLAVVWMILLGFAGGASFGLVLMLFSLRTKTAYDAAELSGFAQSIGYFVAAIGPVLFGFAHDLTDSWTIPIVLFILISVLLFLASFMSSDNRTI from the coding sequence ATGGACACACAACAAGTAAATCAAAATAGCAAAAAAATACTATCCAACCGACCGCTCATCTATTTTATGGTAGCCGTATTTTTATTTGCGACCACATTACGTACACCGATTACATTGATCGGCCCGATTATTTCATTTATACGTGAAGGGCTTGGGATATCGAACTTTCTTGCAGGCTTTTTAACGACTATTCCTTTAATTGCCTTTGCGGTTGTATCACCATTTGCACCACGCATTGCCCGTAAGTTTGGGATTGAATGGACATTATTTTATTCCGTCATTTTACTTTGTGCAGGGATTTTACTGCGTTCGCTAGGGGCAACGTCTTTACTCGTTATAGGAACAATATTAATTGGGGTCGCAATTGCATTCGGGAATGTTCTTATCCCTAGCTATTTCAAATGGAAATTCCCATTACATATCGGATTATTAACAGGGATTTATTCCGTTTCAATGAACATTTCTTCCGGAATTGCTGCAGGCTTCAGTTATCCTATAGCGGCAAACGCAGGATGGCAAATCGCAGCAGGTATTACGATTATTTTAGGGATTCTTACATTACTAATCTGGCTGCCGATTTTGCGCCAGGAAAAAATTGCCTTAAATATGCCGACATCGCAGACTAAGAAAACGCAAATGTGGAGGTCGCCGCTTGCCTGGGCAGTCGCTGGAGCAATGGGATTCCAGTCGTTCATATTTTACTGCTCGTCTGCATGGTTGCCGGAAATCTTCATTAGCCAAGGCCTTGATGCTACAGCGGCCGGGTGGATGGTATCCGTTATGCAGTTTGCACAAATTCCGATGACATTTATTATTCCGATTCTTGCAGGAAAAATCGCTTCTCAACGTCCGATCGTCATTTTCTTTACGATTTGTTACTTAGTCGGTTTTACTGGTGTCTTAATGGAATGGACAAGTCTTGCTGTCGTATGGATGATTTTATTAGGCTTTGCAGGAGGGGCTTCGTTTGGTTTAGTACTGATGCTATTTTCATTGCGCACAAAGACAGCCTATGATGCAGCTGAACTTTCCGGCTTCGCACAATCAATCGGTTATTTTGTTGCCGCAATCGGGCCAGTTTTGTTCGGCTTTGCACATGATTTGACGGACAGCTGGACAATCCCGATCGTGCTGTTTATTCTCATTTCTGTTCTATTGTTTTTGGCTTCCTTTATGAGCTCAGACAATCGTACAATATAA
- a CDS encoding transporter: MTMKKKLLTLFSAAALTLTLAACTDSEGTSSGDKDYPTSNLTIVAPSGAGGGWDLTSRSIAKVMNETKLIEKPITVENKPGGGGAVFMATYATKEAKNDHMLMVKSPPILINNLKAEGNSPYGYKDTTPLAQLTKDFGAIVVRADSPYESLTDLLDAIKADPTALTMAGGSAPGSMDHLVTILPAYEYGIDPKAVKYVSYDGGGEAMAALLGNNADAIGTDISTVTPYVKSGDVRVLAVTSPEKIALEGLEEIPTLYDLGIEAEFTIWRGIFGPKDMSDTAKDYWIEKLTELNDKEEWKTELERNGWAQDFRVGDDFVKFLEEQEGTITEILTALGMQK, from the coding sequence ATGACAATGAAAAAGAAGCTGCTAACTTTATTTTCAGCAGCGGCGTTAACACTGACATTGGCAGCGTGTACTGATAGTGAGGGGACATCATCAGGCGATAAAGACTATCCAACAAGTAACTTAACAATCGTAGCACCATCCGGGGCTGGCGGGGGATGGGATTTAACATCTCGTTCGATTGCAAAAGTTATGAATGAAACAAAATTAATCGAAAAACCGATAACAGTAGAAAACAAACCAGGTGGCGGTGGTGCCGTATTCATGGCAACTTACGCGACAAAAGAAGCTAAAAACGACCATATGTTAATGGTAAAATCACCACCGATTTTAATTAATAACTTAAAAGCTGAAGGGAATAGCCCTTACGGATATAAAGATACAACACCTTTAGCACAGCTAACGAAGGATTTTGGTGCAATTGTTGTTCGTGCTGACTCTCCTTACGAATCGTTAACCGATTTATTGGATGCTATTAAGGCAGATCCAACAGCGCTTACAATGGCTGGCGGTTCCGCTCCAGGTTCAATGGACCACTTAGTTACAATTTTACCTGCATATGAGTACGGCATTGATCCAAAAGCCGTAAAATATGTTTCTTATGACGGCGGCGGGGAAGCGATGGCCGCATTATTAGGGAATAATGCCGATGCGATCGGAACAGATATTTCAACTGTAACACCTTATGTGAAGAGCGGTGACGTTCGAGTATTGGCAGTTACATCACCGGAAAAGATAGCACTTGAAGGTTTGGAAGAAATCCCGACATTATATGACTTAGGGATTGAAGCAGAGTTCACAATTTGGCGCGGTATTTTCGGACCTAAAGATATGTCTGATACTGCAAAGGATTATTGGATCGAAAAACTAACAGAGTTAAACGATAAAGAGGAATGGAAAACAGAATTAGAGCGTAACGGCTGGGCTCAAGATTTCCGTGTAGGTGATGATTTCGTGAAATTCCTTGAAGAACAAGAAGGAACGATTACTGAAATTTTAACAGCTTTAGGTATGCAAAAATAA
- a CDS encoding transporter: MNLKFDRVASVVFLVLGILIIVESQKISTSAYGSQIGPSTFPFGLGIALIILSILLFFETIRHQAMYKIAEDKEGESFSNYKRFLIIFVSAVAYAFLLEKLGYLVTTFAFLLISFQTLERGKWVSSIIVAAAFSAIIYFGFVNVLGGSLPKFPL; this comes from the coding sequence TTGAATTTAAAATTTGACCGTGTTGCTAGTGTTGTATTTTTAGTGCTAGGAATATTAATTATCGTCGAATCCCAAAAAATATCTACAAGTGCGTACGGCTCTCAAATAGGCCCGAGTACATTTCCGTTTGGATTAGGAATAGCTCTAATTATATTAAGTATTTTGCTATTTTTTGAAACGATTCGTCATCAGGCAATGTATAAAATTGCTGAAGATAAGGAAGGGGAGAGCTTCTCTAATTATAAGCGATTCCTGATTATTTTTGTTTCAGCGGTTGCTTATGCATTTTTGCTTGAAAAACTAGGTTATTTAGTTACGACCTTTGCATTTTTATTAATCTCATTTCAAACACTTGAACGAGGAAAGTGGGTTAGCTCAATTATAGTGGCAGCCGCATTTTCAGCAATTATTTACTTCGGCTTCGTCAACGTATTAGGCGGATCATTGCCTAAATTCCCACTCTAA
- a CDS encoding quinone oxidoreductase, with product MKSVRQYKAGTADVLILEDVEIPAIQKGEVLIQGLYTSVNYADIKTRMGSKGQSTFPITLGLDIVGHVIESKSSAFQKGDYVFAFPNGGSYQQVVAAKETLTFKIPETIDPLQAAALPTVTILSEILLKQIGDVQKEDTIVVHSAAGGVGTMLVKLAKHYGVSNIIGTVGDLSKKDYVLSIGADDVFTYDSFVEGVKQHTNGKGAQVIFDSVAGEVTKASLECLANFGTLVQFGNSSGKAGVISTSDVHNSCRNIKGFSLGTTRKEAPARLAPVVERIIPLFEGGQLSVPIARVYDLEEVQEAHRLIESRKHQGKILIRLIKDEN from the coding sequence ATGAAAAGTGTACGTCAATACAAAGCAGGAACGGCAGATGTTTTAATTTTGGAGGATGTAGAAATACCCGCCATTCAAAAGGGAGAAGTATTAATACAGGGGCTATATACGAGCGTAAATTATGCAGATATTAAAACGCGCATGGGAAGTAAAGGTCAGAGTACATTTCCGATTACATTAGGCTTAGATATTGTAGGGCACGTCATAGAAAGTAAAAGTTCTGCATTTCAGAAGGGGGATTATGTTTTCGCATTCCCTAATGGGGGCTCTTATCAGCAAGTAGTAGCCGCGAAGGAAACATTAACCTTTAAAATTCCCGAAACAATCGATCCATTACAAGCTGCAGCACTTCCGACAGTGACTATATTATCTGAGATATTACTTAAACAAATTGGAGATGTACAAAAGGAAGATACAATTGTCGTACATAGCGCGGCTGGTGGTGTGGGTACAATGCTTGTGAAGTTGGCAAAACATTATGGCGTGTCAAACATCATTGGAACTGTCGGTGATTTAAGTAAGAAAGATTATGTTCTGAGTATAGGTGCTGATGATGTGTTTACTTACGACAGCTTTGTAGAGGGCGTTAAGCAACATACTAATGGTAAAGGCGCACAAGTGATTTTTGATTCGGTCGCTGGTGAAGTTACAAAGGCAAGTCTTGAATGCTTAGCTAATTTTGGCACATTAGTGCAGTTTGGAAACAGTAGCGGAAAAGCTGGTGTAATATCAACAAGCGATGTGCACAACAGCTGCCGAAACATAAAAGGTTTCAGCTTAGGTACAACTCGTAAGGAAGCTCCTGCTCGCCTCGCTCCTGTTGTTGAGCGGATTATTCCATTGTTTGAAGGTGGACAATTAAGCGTTCCAATTGCGCGAGTCTATGATTTAGAGGAAGTTCAGGAGGCGCATCGCCTAATCGAAAGTAGAAAGCATCAAGGGAAAATTTTAATTCGCCTTATAAAAGATGAAAATTAA
- a CDS encoding two-component system response regulator produces MGNTIEVLIVEDDMRIAQIHEKFLEQIDGFKTIGMSHTIEEAKIWLDTIKPDLILLDIYFADNLGTELIDYIKQKDMDTDIILITAAAEVEIVKKAYASGVIDFLLKPLTLQRFKECLLKYKEKKTILSSTDRLQAEDIKKLWNNLTYASELEKGSNPKGIDSVTKEKVVTYIQNCDEGITAEKLGKEIGISRTTARRYLEHLMDEKVIFVEHIYGYVGRPERRYFIKK; encoded by the coding sequence ATGGGGAATACAATTGAAGTACTAATCGTTGAAGATGATATGCGGATTGCTCAAATACATGAAAAGTTTCTTGAGCAAATTGATGGTTTTAAAACGATAGGAATGTCCCATACAATTGAAGAAGCAAAAATTTGGCTGGATACAATAAAGCCGGATTTGATTTTGCTGGATATTTACTTTGCCGATAACTTGGGGACAGAACTAATCGATTATATTAAGCAAAAGGATATGGATACCGATATTATTTTAATTACGGCAGCAGCGGAGGTTGAAATTGTAAAAAAGGCATATGCGAGCGGTGTGATTGATTTTTTATTAAAGCCTTTAACACTACAGCGTTTTAAAGAATGCCTTCTCAAATATAAAGAGAAAAAAACAATACTTAGCTCAACCGACCGCTTACAGGCTGAGGATATAAAAAAACTGTGGAATAACCTTACATATGCGAGTGAACTGGAAAAGGGAAGCAACCCTAAAGGCATTGATTCTGTTACAAAAGAAAAAGTGGTGACCTATATTCAAAATTGCGATGAAGGAATTACTGCTGAAAAACTTGGCAAAGAAATAGGGATCAGCAGAACTACAGCGAGGCGTTATTTGGAGCATCTAATGGATGAAAAAGTAATTTTTGTTGAGCATATTTATGGCTACGTCGGCAGACCAGAGCGCCGGTACTTTATAAAAAAATAA
- a CDS encoding transporter — translation MSTIQYLLDGFAIAFQWHNILFALLGVIIGTAVGVLPGIGPMSGVALLIPVTATLTSGLPIEMAATSSIILLAGVYYGAMYGGSTTSILLNTPGESSSVVTTLDGYQMARQGRAGAALSIAAIGSFVAGIIALIGLVLLARPLSKVAINFGPAEYFSLMLLGLAAVSGLAGKSITKALIMTVLGLLLGTIGIDAVSGIARFTYDQPVLFSGIEFLTVAVGLFALGEVFKTIFEKDGNDEPIAKINRILPTKQDLKDSAAPITRGSFLGFFLGVLPGAGATLASFFAYITEKKISKNPESFGKGNIAGVASPESANNAASGGAMIPLLTLGIPGSGTTAILMGAFIMYNIQPGPLLFEEHPDVAWGLIASMFLGNLMLLVLNMPLVRVFAKIIQTPKRFLLPIIIAISFFGVYAVQYTTFDLFLLLGCGIAGYFFAKNDFPVAPLVLALVLGPMIENNMRRALTISNGEYSIFVAKPLSLVFLIIAVLWILIPILMKLRGKNVIINEEG, via the coding sequence TTGTCAACGATACAGTACTTATTAGATGGCTTTGCTATTGCTTTTCAATGGCATAATATTTTATTCGCATTATTAGGTGTAATTATTGGAACAGCTGTAGGCGTACTACCAGGAATCGGCCCAATGAGTGGGGTTGCATTATTAATTCCTGTTACGGCTACATTAACGTCAGGGTTACCAATAGAAATGGCTGCAACTAGTTCAATCATATTACTGGCGGGAGTATACTACGGTGCAATGTATGGTGGATCTACAACATCTATTTTATTAAATACACCAGGCGAATCTTCTTCAGTTGTTACGACGCTGGACGGATATCAAATGGCACGGCAAGGAAGAGCTGGAGCCGCTTTATCCATTGCGGCAATCGGGTCTTTTGTCGCAGGTATTATTGCGTTAATCGGATTGGTTTTATTAGCCCGACCATTATCTAAAGTAGCAATAAATTTTGGTCCGGCAGAATATTTTTCACTAATGCTGTTAGGATTGGCAGCGGTAAGTGGTTTAGCGGGTAAATCGATTACGAAGGCATTAATTATGACGGTTCTGGGCCTATTATTAGGAACGATTGGAATAGATGCTGTTTCAGGAATTGCCCGATTTACATATGACCAACCGGTTTTATTTAGTGGAATTGAATTTTTAACAGTTGCAGTAGGTTTATTTGCATTAGGTGAAGTATTTAAAACGATTTTTGAGAAGGATGGCAACGATGAACCTATCGCGAAAATTAATCGCATTTTACCTACAAAACAGGATTTAAAAGATAGTGCGGCACCAATTACACGTGGCTCATTCCTTGGTTTCTTTTTAGGGGTGCTACCAGGTGCAGGAGCGACGCTTGCTTCATTCTTTGCTTATATTACAGAAAAGAAAATCAGCAAAAATCCGGAATCGTTTGGTAAAGGAAACATTGCCGGCGTTGCTTCTCCGGAGTCTGCAAATAATGCGGCGTCGGGTGGAGCGATGATTCCTCTTTTAACATTAGGAATCCCGGGATCAGGAACGACAGCTATTTTAATGGGTGCGTTCATTATGTACAATATTCAGCCAGGTCCATTACTATTTGAGGAACATCCGGATGTAGCATGGGGCTTGATCGCGAGTATGTTCCTAGGAAATTTAATGCTGCTTGTATTAAACATGCCGCTAGTTCGGGTTTTCGCTAAAATCATACAAACACCGAAAAGATTTTTACTGCCTATTATTATTGCCATTTCATTCTTTGGTGTATATGCAGTTCAGTATACGACGTTTGATTTATTCTTATTATTAGGATGCGGTATTGCAGGTTATTTCTTTGCGAAAAATGATTTCCCTGTGGCCCCATTAGTTTTAGCGCTTGTGTTAGGACCAATGATTGAGAACAACATGCGTCGCGCATTAACAATTTCCAATGGAGAATACAGTATTTTCGTAGCAAAACCACTTTCATTAGTCTTTTTAATTATTGCAGTTTTATGGATACTGATTCCGATTCTTATGAAATTACGTGGGAAAAATGTAATTATTAATGAAGAAGGATGA
- a CDS encoding nitric oxide synthase, protein MAATTTVLHERTEFLTLYKKETKQSEQWLKERMKEAHLPDFTLTTDELTHGARVAWRNSNKCIGRLFWNSLNVFDQRHLLNEVEIYEALLYHIDFATNNGKIRPAITLFDPKRVRVLNHQLIRYAGYETDDGIVGDSDSIEFTKICENLGWQGARSNYDVLPLVIQVDNREPMFFEIPEKHVLEVAITHPDYDFSKLNMKWYAVPIISSMRFNIAGVDFQAAPFNGWYMGTEIGARNLADTYRYNFLPKVGEAMGLDTAMNASLWKDRALVELNVAVLHSFKKAGVSIVDHHTAAQQFQLFQKQEHASGREVTGNWVWLVPPLSPATTDLYHEPIANTIKKPNYFYPALTGSKTPASR, encoded by the coding sequence ATGGCAGCAACGACTACAGTATTGCATGAACGAACAGAATTCCTAACTTTATATAAAAAAGAAACAAAGCAGTCAGAACAGTGGCTGAAAGAAAGAATGAAAGAGGCGCATCTTCCTGATTTCACCTTAACGACAGATGAGCTTACGCACGGTGCACGGGTTGCGTGGCGCAACAGCAATAAATGCATCGGACGCCTGTTTTGGAATAGCTTAAATGTGTTTGATCAGCGCCATTTATTAAATGAGGTCGAAATTTATGAAGCACTTCTATACCATATCGATTTTGCGACAAACAACGGAAAAATCAGACCGGCCATTACACTGTTTGACCCAAAACGTGTACGGGTGTTGAACCACCAGCTCATTCGCTATGCAGGCTATGAGACAGATGATGGGATTGTTGGAGATTCGGACTCGATTGAGTTTACGAAAATATGTGAAAATCTTGGTTGGCAAGGTGCACGTTCAAACTATGATGTTTTACCGCTTGTCATTCAAGTAGATAACCGGGAGCCAATGTTTTTTGAAATTCCTGAAAAGCATGTGCTGGAAGTGGCGATTACCCACCCGGATTATGATTTTTCAAAGTTAAATATGAAATGGTATGCAGTACCGATTATTTCGAGTATGCGTTTTAATATTGCGGGCGTTGATTTTCAGGCAGCGCCGTTTAACGGGTGGTATATGGGGACGGAAATCGGGGCGCGCAATTTGGCGGATACGTACCGCTATAATTTTCTGCCGAAAGTGGGAGAAGCAATGGGATTGGATACTGCAATGAATGCGTCGCTTTGGAAGGACCGAGCACTCGTAGAACTGAATGTTGCGGTGCTGCATTCGTTTAAAAAAGCGGGCGTAAGTATTGTTGATCATCATACCGCTGCCCAGCAGTTTCAGCTGTTTCAAAAGCAGGAGCATGCAAGCGGCCGGGAAGTAACAGGGAACTGGGTATGGCTTGTCCCGCCATTATCCCCTGCAACGACCGACCTGTATCATGAACCGATTGCCAACACAATTAAAAAACCAAACTATTTTTATCCCGCATTAACGGGTAGTAAGACTCCTGCCTCTAGGTAG
- a CDS encoding endonuclease encodes MRKKRRRNKKRLPVIPLFFIASAGTAGFYVTKTAEGIGMGIVAYFVLYIAFKIWLKSLKTRKLRKSGIREVDKMTGEDFERFLGELFKRRGFKVSYTATSGDYGADLILKDGKDIIAVQAKRYSGTVGVKAVQEIIGAVKMYEATEAWVVTNSHFTRQAEKLADINDVYLIDRDELIQIMLNKR; translated from the coding sequence TTGCGTAAAAAGAGAAGACGGAATAAAAAACGCCTGCCAGTAATCCCGCTATTTTTCATCGCATCGGCTGGTACAGCTGGTTTTTATGTAACGAAAACAGCTGAAGGCATCGGTATGGGAATTGTCGCTTATTTCGTTCTATATATTGCGTTTAAAATTTGGCTGAAATCGCTGAAGACGAGGAAATTGCGGAAGTCCGGCATTCGCGAAGTCGATAAAATGACCGGTGAAGATTTTGAAAGATTTTTAGGCGAATTATTTAAGCGCCGCGGATTTAAAGTGAGCTATACCGCTACGAGCGGTGACTACGGTGCCGACCTTATTTTAAAGGACGGAAAAGATATTATTGCAGTCCAGGCAAAACGCTATTCCGGTACTGTCGGTGTAAAAGCGGTACAGGAAATTATCGGTGCGGTAAAAATGTATGAAGCAACAGAGGCATGGGTTGTCACAAACAGTCATTTTACACGCCAGGCCGAAAAACTTGCCGACATCAATGACGTTTATTTAATCGATAGAGATGAATTGATTCAAATTATGTTAAATAAAAGGTAA